One Paraburkholderia kururiensis DNA window includes the following coding sequences:
- a CDS encoding FAD binding domain-containing protein, protein MEAISYERATDVASAVRAAQQPGAVFIGGGTNLLDLMKGGVAHPVKLIDITRIGGLDSVDTRPGGGLRIGALVRNSDAANHALVRTRYPLLSQALLAGASAQLRNMATVGGNLMQRTRCPYFYDPAFAQCNKRNPGSGCAAMGGHNRMHAILGASPQCVAVNPSDMSVALAALDAVVLVSGPSGERQIPFASFHRLPGDRPDLDTTLDPGELITAVDLPPPRFADHAYYLKVRDRASYAFALVSVAAALQMDGPTVKEARIALGGVAHKPLRATAAEQRLAGQRLTDATLRDAAALALRDAQPLEGNAFKVPLAQRAIVRCVKRAAGQIGDFA, encoded by the coding sequence ATGGAAGCGATCTCCTATGAACGCGCAACCGACGTCGCGAGCGCCGTGCGTGCCGCGCAGCAGCCGGGCGCGGTGTTCATCGGCGGCGGCACGAATCTGCTGGACCTCATGAAGGGCGGCGTAGCGCATCCCGTCAAGCTCATCGACATCACGCGCATCGGCGGGCTCGATTCAGTCGATACGCGGCCGGGCGGCGGCCTGCGCATCGGCGCGCTCGTGCGCAACAGCGACGCCGCGAACCATGCGCTCGTTCGCACGCGTTATCCGCTGCTCTCGCAGGCGCTGCTCGCCGGTGCATCGGCACAGTTGCGCAACATGGCCACGGTGGGCGGCAATCTCATGCAGCGCACGCGCTGCCCGTACTTCTACGATCCCGCGTTCGCCCAGTGCAACAAGCGCAACCCCGGCAGCGGCTGCGCGGCGATGGGCGGCCACAACCGCATGCACGCCATACTCGGTGCGAGCCCGCAATGCGTGGCCGTGAATCCGTCGGACATGAGCGTGGCGCTCGCGGCGCTCGATGCCGTCGTGCTCGTGAGCGGTCCGAGCGGCGAGCGGCAGATACCGTTCGCCTCGTTTCATCGTCTGCCGGGCGACCGTCCCGATCTCGATACCACGCTCGACCCCGGCGAACTCATCACCGCCGTCGATCTGCCGCCGCCGCGCTTTGCCGATCACGCGTACTACCTCAAGGTACGCGACCGCGCGAGCTACGCGTTCGCGCTCGTTTCGGTCGCGGCTGCGTTGCAGATGGACGGCCCCACCGTGAAGGAAGCGCGCATCGCGCTGGGCGGTGTGGCGCACAAGCCGCTGCGCGCCACGGCAGCAGAGCAGCGGCTCGCGGGCCAGCGCCTCACCGATGCCACGTTGCGCGACGCCGCTGCCCTCGCCCTGCGCGACGCCCAGCCGCTCGAGGGCAACGCCTTCAAGGTGCCGCTCGCACAACGCGCCATCGTGCGCTGCGTGAAGCGCGCCGCAGGACAGATCGGAGACTTCGCATGA